The nucleotide sequence CTGGGACGAAATCCTGGGCCCCGGCCTGCCGCAGAACGCCGTTATCCAAAGCTGGCGCGGCAAAAAGGGCCTCTACGATGCCGCCAAAGCCGGTAACCCGGCCCTGCTGTCCAGCGGCTACTACCTCGACCTCTACCTGACGGCCGCCAGCAGCTACACCACCGACCCGCTCCCCGCCGACAACCCGCTCACGCCCGAGCAGCAGGCCCTGATTCTGGGCGGCGAGGCCACGATGTGGAGCGAGTTTGCCGACAGCGTGGTTATCGATTCGCGCATCTGGCCCCGCGGCGCGGCCGTGGCCGAGCGGCTGTGGTCGGCGCGCACGGTGCAGGACGTGCCGGATATGTACCGCCGGCTGGAGTTCGTGGCGGGGCAGCTGGAGAAGCTGGGCTTGCAGCACCGCCGCGCGCCGCTGCAGCTGCTCCGGCAACTCGCCGGCCCCGATCCGGCCGCGCTGGCGCCGTTGCGCACCTTTGCGGCCGTGCTGGAGCCCGTGAAGGAATACAAGCGCCACTTCCAGGGATTTACCTACACCCCCGGCACGCCCCTCACCCGCCTCGTCGATGCCGCACCGGCTGAATCGGACGTGGCGCGGCAGTTCAGCTGGCGCGTGGATTCGCTGCTGGCCCTGCGCCCCGCCAAAACCGCCGCCCTGCCCCGCACCGCCCCCGCCCGCGACCTGCACAAGCGCCTGCGCACGCAGCTGGAACTCTGGCAAACCAACGACCCGCGCCTGCAGCCGCTGCTGCTCACCTCTCCTACCCTCACCGAGTACGCTCCGCTTTCCGGACAGCTGCGCCTGCTGGCCGCGCTGGGCCTGGAGCGCCTCACGCAGCTGGAGCGCGGCACCGCGCCGTCGGCTGCGTGGCTGGCCGCCGCCCAGAAGCAGCTGGACGCCGCCAAAGCTCCCGCCGGCCAGACGGAGCTGGCGGTAGTGGCCGGGTTCCGGAAGCTGCTGCTGTAGCGCACATATTCACTAACTGCAAGCCGGCACACTCCGCAACGCTTCCTCTGTCTTCATCTACAGAATGGTATAGAGATGCGGCCGATGGTATGTGAAACTTGTTTGGCCGATATGAATGGCCTGAGGCTGATTTTGCAAATCAGTAACATACAGAACGAATGTTCCCGCTAATACTTGCTGCCTCCTCAGCTTGGCTATTGGGCGCGTTGTGCATTGTACGCGGTACACATCTGGAGAATAGGAACGGATGCCCATGTCGCCGGCCCGGATAACGGCTACCCCAGAACCGAGAGGCTGTTGGCCGTTCATCAGCGCATAGCGCACGGAGTCCAGCCGCAGATATTGCCTCGTGCTGGTATGGAAATCAATATCCATAATGCAGCTGTCGGAGCGGGAGATTTCCCAGGCTGTCAGCGGTAAGGGCAGGAAGCTCGTGGCGTGCAGCAGTTCAATGCGAATGTGCGATTTACCCGTTTGCGTAACTTCCGGCGGCTGGTGCCACACCCACGATTCCGGCTTGCGCCACGCCACGCAGCCGCCTGCCAAAGCACCGTATAGCAATAGAGCCATTGTCCCCAACTTTCCTGCTATTCTCCGATTCATACGCAACGTCAGTATCTGATAAATCACCAAACTTAGGCATGTGCTGAGTATGTCGTTTAAGATACTGATGCACCAGATAGCGCCCAACTATCCGACCTAAAACAGCACCGACACCTGCATCCGCCCAGTGTGCACGGCGCCTATGCCGTTGGCTTTGCGGCCGTCGTAGGCTAGGCTCAGGTTAAGGCCGTTGCTGAGGCGCTGCTCGGCGTTCAGGTTCCAGGTGAAGTTGCTGCCGGGGCGCAGGGCGTTCAGGATTTCCAGGCCCACCACCGAGTCCTGGGAGCCGTCGAAGCTGATACGCACGTAGCGCGTGGTGGCCGTGATGGTGCGCTTGCTGACCTGGCTGATGCGGGTTTCTATACCCAGCTCGTCGAAGACGCCGCGGGCCTTGTTGGCATCGTTGATGGGCGCGACGTTGTTTTTGTCGGTGCGCAGGTAGGTGCCGGTGAAGCGGAAGGTGCCGTTGGGCTGGTAGCTGATTTCGGGAGCCACCTCGTAGGCCAGCACCCGGAAATTGCGGGTTTCCAGGTACGTGGAGCTGTTTTGCCGGATGGTGCGGCTCAGGTTCAGGCGGCCCGTAAACGACTGCGCCAGCGTGCGGCGCAGCAGCAGGCTTTGGGCCGCCAGGTTGCGGATGTCGGAGCCCTGCGTGAGCAGCACTTTCTGCTGGGTTTGCTGCACGGTCATTTCCGCCCCGAAAATGGGATTGGACCGGTTGAAGTACAGCGTATTGCGCAGCAGCTTGTTGAGGCTCAGCAGCAACGAGTCCTCAGTCTGAAACGCAAAAGGGTTAAGGCGCGACGACAGGCTGTTATCCGTCGTGCGGCGGTCCAGCGTGACGGTGCTGATGGCCGAGAAGCGGGCCGCGGCGGCGCGCCAGCCGCCAGCTTCGCGCCAGGCGCGCGGGGCGCTGGTTGTGAGGCGGTAGCTGAAGCGGTTGGTGAAGGCCAGAATGTAGTCGTCGGTGGGCAGGTACACCTTGATGTGGGTGCGGTAGACGGCGTCCGAGGTCTGGGCTTCCAGGAATTCGTCGCGGTCCTCGGTGTTGTTGCCGTTGGTGTCGCCGCCGTAGTAGTGCGTGCCCTGGCCGTTGGGCACGGCCACGAAGGCGTAGTCGCGCTTCAGCTCGCGGCCGGTAGCCACCTGGTAGCTCAGCTCGGAGCGAATCTGGTTTTGCAGCAAGCTGGCGTTCCAGTCGATTTTGGCCAGCACGTTGCGCTGGCGGGCGCTGTCGCGCACGGCCAGGTTGCGGTAGGTGGCCAGGATGGCCAGGTCCTGGCTTTTGCCGAGGCGCGTGGTCATGGTGCCCTGCCAGGTCTGGGCGGTGCTGCGCGGCTGGATGGCGGTTTGCTCGGGGTTGGGCGTCTGGTCGCGGCGGAATGTGTAGTCGGCGCGGAAACGGGTTCGGGCCGAGTCCTGGCTTTGCAGGAACACGTTGTGCTCGTCGAAGTAGTTGGCCGACGTGACGGAGTCGCCGGCGGGCAGCGCCACCCGGTTTTTGTCGAAGCGGTAGGCGTAGCCGGGCACGATGGGCGCGCCCACGTAGCGCGCCGCCGCCTCTCCCCGCGCCCAGCGCGACTCCTTGCGCCCCGCCTGCGAGTTCAGCAGAAACAAGCTGCCGCGCAGCTGCACGTCGCCGACCTGGCGGGCGGCATCCAGCCAGTGCTGCAGCCCGCTCACCTCCCCCGACCGAAACCGGCGGCTGAGGCGGTAGTTGACGGCGTTGTTTTCGTCTTTGGCCGCGCCCACCGCAAAGTTCAGAATGTTGTCGGCGTGGGCCTCGCGGCGGGTGGCGTTGCCCTGCACGGTGCTGGCGGTGCTCCAGTTGCGGTCAAACTCGATGTCGCGGAACCGGTCCACGGGCGCGAACCGGCTGCTGGTGTACTCGTAGTCGAGGGCGCTGCGGAAGCGGTAGTCGCGCAGGAAACCCAGGCCGGGCAGGCGGCGGTCCTGCACGGCGTAGCCCACGCGCATGGCCTGGCCCTTGTCGGAAGCCGGCGAAAAGCGGTTCAGATCCAGCTCCGACACGGCCACATCCACGAACACCGAGGCCGTGGAATCCAACTGAAAGCTGGCCCCGCCGGACACAATCTGCTTGAGCAGCGGCGCCGGCAGCAGCCGGATGGGCGCGTAGCGGCCCTGCCGCACGCCGGCCACCGGCGCCACAAACTCAAACACCCGCCCGTTGGCGCCCGGAAAGCGGGTGCTAAGGTTGTAGTCGCCGTTGCCGGGGCCCACCTCCGTGAAGCGTACGTTGTACACGTCGCGCGTGGAGTCGGCCGGGTACGTGAATACCTCCACGGGCAGGCCGTTGATGGTACGGATTTCGCGGTTGTAGAGCACCTGCGTGCGGGTGTAGGCCACGGGGCTGCCGCCGCCGGGCGTGCTGGCCTGCGCCACATTGTCGGGCAGCTCGCGCAAGCGGCGGCGGTCCACGCTGTCGAGCTGGAGGTTGGGCGAGTTGTCGGGGTTGTCGGCTTCGCGGTAGAAGTTGGCGTGCACGTTCAGGCGGCCCGCCTGCTGGTAGTGGCTGGCGTGGTAGAGCGAGCGGGCGTAGTTGAAATCGGAATACTCGAAGTCAATCTTGATGCGCGAATTGCGGGTAATCAGGTGCTGGGGCGAGAACGTGACTTCGGCCTGGTTGTAGTCGATGACGTAGTCGTTGTCGAAGCCGCGCGTCATCAGGCGCCCGTCCAGATACACCCGCTCGGAGTTGGCCAGCACGATGATGAACTGCTCGCCGTTGGGCCCGCGCAAACGGTACGGGCCCTGCACGTTCTCAATCGGGGCCACATCAATGCTGGCAAACTTGCCCTTGGCCACGCCGCCCGCCACCGTGGTAGACGACCGAACTGGCCCGAACCGGCCGCGGCTTTCGCCTGAAACGGTGGTGCCGGCCACCTGCGGCACGCCCAAACCTACCGGCGCCAGCGGGCTGCCGGGCGCGGTGGTGGCGCCCTGCTGCCCGCCGTTGGTGATGGTGGTGGTCGAGTACGAGCCCGAACCGACGCCCGGATAGCCGCTGAGTGGTGTGAGCTGGGGCGTGCTGAAGCCGCTGAGGCCGCCCGCATTCTGCCCCAAGTTCACTTCCAGGGCCGCGCCCTGCACGTTTTTGTAGAAGCGCAGGAAGTAGTCGGGCTTGTTGCGCATCACCACGTCGCCGGCCGTCAGGTTCCAGCGCGGACTGGTGAGCGTGATGTAGATCCGGTCGAATTCCTGTAGCTGCTGGGTGTTGCCCTCGGGCTGAAAGGGCACGTTCTGGTCGCTGATGGCGGCCGTCAGGTTGATGTTGTCGGTGAGCTGGCCTTCGAGCTGCAGGTTCAGTGAGGAGTTCACAAACACGTTCTGGGCGTTGCCGAAGCTGATGCCGCGGGCCAGGTTGCCGGTTTTGTTGATGCCCGGCGTACTCAGAATCTGCTCTTTCACCGTGAAATCTTCCTGCCCGAACGTGCGGCGCGGGAAACTCAGGCTGTCCAGCAAGCCGCGAGGCCGCCGAAACGCCGGGGCCGCCAGCCGCAGCGGCAGCACCCGGTAGCACACCAGCACCGAATCGAGGCCGGGCACCGCAATATCCGGCTGGCCGGGCTCGGGGCTGGGCAGGCGGCGGCCGGGCTCCACGTAGCGGTACCGGTCCTGGCGCACGTCGTAGGCCACGGCGCGGCCTTTGATGCTCACGGAAGTGGGCACTATGGTCAGCGTGTCAGTCAGTGTAAAATCTGTGGTATCCCGGCCGGGCAGCAGGCGCACCCACACGCAGCGGCGCGTGTTGGGCGGGGTTTCGGGCCGCTGTTGCGCCTTCGCGCCCGCCCACGCCACCACGCACGCCAGCAGCAGGCACAGGCGCAGAAAGTGGGGCGGAAAGCTGCTACTCATAGAAAAGATATACACGCCGGCAGGCTGCCGGTAGCTCAACGTAAAAATAGCGTGGATTCGTGCCAGCCTTACCCCACCCCAACCCCTCCCCAAAAGGGAGGGGCTTAGATTACTACCACAACGACAGGATGACGTGCGCTGCAATGCCTGCGTAAGGCTGCCAATACACGAGTGCATGACGTTGCCAAAGTAACAAAAGCCCCTCCCTTTTGGGGAGGGGTTGGGGTGGGGTCAACCCGCCAGCGGCAGTTCGATATAGAACGTGGTGCCGGTACCTTCCTCCGTCTCAAACCAGACGCTGCCGCCGGCGCTTTCGATGCCGCGGCGTGCCACAGCCAGCCCGATGCCGGAGCCGGTGGCTTTGGTGGTGAAGTTGGGAATGAAGATTTTCTCGCGCACATCGGCCGGGATGCCGGCGCCGTTGTCCTGGATGCTGATCTGCACCCGCTTGTTGCTCTGCACGCTCAGTTGGGCCGAAACCTGGGCGGCGCGGCCTTCAGGTACGGCTTGCAGGGCGTTGATGAGCAGGTTATTGAACGTGCGCACCAACAGGTTTTCGTCGGCAAACACGATAGTGGGCGTCTCTTCCTCGGGCAGCTGCAGCTCGATGCGGGCGTCAGGGCGGCTGCCCTGGTGCAGCTCCACGCAGCGGCGCAGAATAGGGGCTACGTCGAGGCGCTCGGGGCGCATGGCGGGTAGGTTGGTGAAGGTGCTGAACGAGGTGGCAATGTCGGTCAGCACGTCAATCTGGGTGATGAGCGTCTGCGACACCTTGGCAATCAGTTCGTCGAGGTTGGGGCGCTGGTCCTGGATGGCGCGCTGCAGAAACTGCAGGCTCAGCTTCATGGGCGTGAGCGGGTTCTTGATTTCGTGGGCCACCTGCCGGGCCATTTCGCGCCAGGCGGCTTCCTTTTCCTGGGTGGCCAGCTCCAGCTTGCTTTCCTCCAGCTTGAGCAGCATGGCGTTGTACTCGCGTACCAGCAGCCCAATTTCGTCGTCCGACTGGTAGTCGAGCGTTTCGTTCTGGCCGGTGAGCGTGGTTTGGCGGAGCTTCTGGGTGAGCAGCTTGAGCGGATTGGTGAGCATGCGCGAGGCCACAAACGTGAGCACCAGAAACACAATGAACATGCCCGTGAAGATGTTGAGCAGAGTCGAAATCAGCTCAATCAGCTTGTTGTCCAACTCTTTCTCGGAGTCGAAGAACGGAATGCCCACGTAGCCCAGCACCCGCCCGGCCTGCCCGGCCTCAGTTTCGGCGGCCCGCAGCGGCAGATACAGTGAGTTGAACGACAGCGAGCCGGCCCGCTCCATCAGCAGCACCCGCGGCTGGGCGCGTTCCTTAAGCGCCGCCACGGCCTGCGGGTTCATCAGCGGCCCCAGCAGCCCCGACTCGAACATGATGGGCTGGCTGCTGACGATGAGCTGGCCGCGGGCGTCGTAGAGATTGAGGTCGGTTTCGGTGAGCGAGGCCACGTTGTCGGCCAGGGCCAGCAACGCGGGGCGGCCGGCCGAGTCGGTGAGCAGGGCGCGGTTCTGCAGCAGGTTGTCCTGCACGGTGCGGCCGCGCCGCTCGTAGGTGCGGCGCAGGTCGCGCTTATACGACGACGTCACCTGGCTGGCCGTGGCAATACTCACCAGCACCAACGGCACCAGAATCCCGAAGTTGAGAAACAGCTGAATCTTGGTGCTGAAGTTGGTACGCAGCACGGCCAAATACTCGCCGCGCACCAACAGGTACAGCGCCATGGCCAGCAGCCAGTAGAAGGTGTGCAGCAGGAATAGGAACGAGAAGTTGGCCAGCCAGTCGGAGAAGCTGTACGTGGACGTGGTGACGACCACCGTGCGGTGCTGGGTTTCGTCGCGCACGGCCAGGTGATGGAAGCGGCCCACCACCAGCCCCGTGCGGTACAGGCGCGGGTCGTTGTACTGCTGGCGGCGCAGGCGGTTCACGTAGTCGAAATCTCCTTCGCTGTACACCAGCCGGTCCTGCTCGTAGCCGGCGTAGCTCAGCTCGGCCCCTAGCCCGGGCTGAAAGAGCTTCTGGTCGACCAGCAGCTCGGGCACCACGCTGTAGGTGGTCAGCTTCTTGAGGCTAAGCTCCAGTAGCACGGTGTTGGTGCCCTGCCCCGCCCCGGGCACGGCCACGAAATCCACGTAGCGCCGGGTGCTGAACGAGTTGTTGCCGCGCACCAGAAACAGGTTGAGCTGGTCGGTGCGGGTGGAGTTCTGCAGCAGCCGGTACCGCGCCTGCGACAGGGTTTCGGCCCCCTGCCCCGCCCCGATGGGCCGGCCGGCGGCATCAAAAAACGATATCGTGACTTCGTATTTGCCGAAGTAGTTGCCGAGATAATGTTTCACAATTTTCTGGCGCACCACTTCCGGGTTGGCAAACGGGCCAGCCAGCACCTTGCGGATCAGCGGGTCGGCCGCAATTTCGCGGGCCCGCTCCGTAAGCAGAAACTCGCCCTGCAGGTCGTTGTCGGTGAGCAGGTTGCCGGCCAGGTTCTGCTTGTTCTGCACCAGCTGGCGGTCGAAGTGCTCGAACAGCGCCAACGCGCCCACGGCCGCGCTGACACTAAGCATCAGGAAGATGAACAGATACACCTGATAGGTGCCCATGGCCGCCACGCGCCGCAGCCCGGTCAGGCGCAGCAGCAGAAAAATCCAGAGCGTGATGCCCACCAGCATCACCTGCACCTGCCCCAGCGCCACACCCACCGGCAGAAACAGCAGCGCCCCCAAACCCAGGCCAAACACACCTTCTCGGCCTTTGCCGGTACCCAGCGTGGCACTGAACAGCTGCGCCACCAGATAATACCCCACCAGATAGGCCCCGGTGTGCAGAGCAATGGCCAGCGTCAGCAGCAGCTTAAGGCCCGATACCGAGATATCCTGCGTAATGTCAAGTATGACCCGCGAGTTGTTGAAGCTGTTGGAATAGAACTGAAACTGCAGCTCCAGCAGCACAAAAAACAGCACCCCGGCCACCACGCCTACCGTCGTGCGGTCCGAGGTTTTGGTGAGGCGCTCCACCCAGCGGGTGGGATTGTAGTGCCGGAACAGCCGCAGCCCGCAGTAAGCCGCCAGCGCCAGCAGCAGCGCGTTGATAAACAGGTCGCCGAGCGAGGGCGACAGCCACGACGCCGCGTACACCCGCGGGTCGAACAGCGGCAGCTCAATAAAGGAAAACGGCAGCCCCAGCGGCAGCAGCACGGCCCGCAGCAGGCCCAGCGGCAGCAGCAGCGCCGCGCTGCCAGCCAGCACGCGCCCCGCCCCGAACAGCCGCCGGGCCCACATCAGCCAGCTAGCCAGGTAGAGCAGCAGCCCCACCACCAGCAGCGTCATCGGGATGTACTTGCCGGTGATGGGGTTGCGCTGCAGGCGCTCCAGCGAGAACAGGTAGCGGCCTTCATCCGATTCAATAGCTGGCAGCCCAGGCTTCTTATCGGTTACCAGCCGCACGTTCAGCCCACGGAACAGGGCCTTTTCGGAGCCGTCGCGCAGGTAGCGGTTGCTGATGCCGTAGCGCTTTTCCAGCGGCACATAGGTCAGTACTACGTAGGGGCCCGAAGCCTGCCGTAGCGCCAGGTAGCGCCCAAACTGCATGTCCACCAGCTTTTCCCGAAAGCTCTGCCCGACGTTTTCGGGCTGGGGCCGCGTGGTGTGGTCGGACCAGTAGCGCAGCTGGCCGTTCTGGTAGATGAAGCTCGGATAAGTGGTGCGGCCCACCAGCGTGCTAAAGCGCAGCTCGCCCCGCACTGCCTGCTGCAGCACGTCGGTGGCTTCCCGTTCGGCTTTTTGCTCGGCATCCCGCACCAGCTTCTGCAGCCGTAGCGCATCGGCGCGCAGCAGCACGTCGGGCGTCTGGCCATAGCGGTTGCTCAGGAAAGCACCCGCAAAACAGAGGAAAGCGGCCAGCAGCAAGGCTAGCGGTAGGGAACGGGCGAACTTCAACAGGCGCAGGATTGAGCGGCAGCACACGGCTACGCAGAAGCCGCTACCAAACAAAAATGCCGCCAAATGGCGGCATTTCCTAGCTGGCTCCTATTCCGCGGGGCGCAGCGGCAAACTTTCAGCGAATCGGGGAGTGTAGTGGATGCCGCCAAAAAAGTACAACATCACCACGCGAGCGTACCGGAACAGCAATGGCGTCAGGGCAACAACCACTACGGCCACTGCCGTCACGTACACCCATACCGGCGGGTCATGGGCCAGGTAAAACAGCAGCACGCCGGTCAACACCACAATCAGGGTAGAGAAGCCGTAGCTGATGTACATGGCTCCCCAGTAGAATCCCACTTCCGGCTCGTAGTGCTGCCCGCAGACCGCGCAGCTTTCATACATATCGTCGAAGCGGGTGAGGTGCAGCGCCGAGTAGCGAAACAGCGGACCCCGGTGGCAGCGCGGGCACTTCTGCGCCAGCATGGCCGCCACCGTCGAATCGGCCCGAGGGGCCACTAGCGGCGCGCCGGCTTCTTGGCTTTGGAATTGCGGTACCAGAAGTAGCCCACAGCCCCTACCAGCAGGTACGGAATGGCCGCCATGTACAGAATGCCCTTGTTGAGGCCCGAGAAATCATACCCATCCTTTTCCGTCCGGGCCGACTCCACCTGCGTTTTGCACATGGTGCACTGTGCCGCCGCCGGGCTTGGGGCCAGGCTGAACAGCACGCCCAGCAGAAGGGCAAATACCGAGGTTACAAACAGCTTTTTCATACTCTTACCAACTGCGTTTGTAGGTGGATGGTTTGCCCGGAAAGACAAATGGTACTCCTGCTGACAATGAGGCCAGGCGGCTGCTCTGGCGGCTGCCCTCCTGCGCACTCTATGTGTAGTACGGCGCAATCATGAAGTACACAATCACGCCCGTCACGGACACGTACAGCCAGATCGGGTAGGTCCAGCGCGCAATGCGGCGGTGCTTCTGAAACTGCTCGGTCAGCGCGAAATACAGCGTGAACAGCACCAGCGCCACCGTAACGGCAGCCAGCAGAATGTGCGAAATCAGAATGAAGTAGTACACGCTCCGGATCAGGCCCTGCCCGCCAAACGTGGTGCTGGGCACCTGCGAGTGGTAGGCCACATACGACACCAGAAACAGGGAGCCCAACAGAAAGGCCAGTCCCATCATGGCGCGGTGCTTGGCAATGTCCTTGCGCCGGATGAAGTAGTAGCCGGCCATTAGCAGCAGCGCCGTCAGGGAGTTAAGCACGGCATTTACGGCCGGCAGCATCTTCACTTGCGCGCCTTCGATGCGGAACACGTTGGGGAAGAAGTGCAGCACCGCCACAGCCACCGGAATGACTGCGCCAAGTACGGCCGCCAGCACCTTGAATTTGGTGTTACCGCCGGCGGAAGCAGAAGGGTTATTCGTGTTCATAGGAGTAGAGCAGCACGTCGATTTCCGTCATGAGGCGCTCAACGTCTTTGGTTTTGGTGCCGTCGTAGATGCCGCGCACCCGATGGTCGCGGTCTACGAGGTAGAGTTTCTGGCTGTGCTCGATGCCGGGCGCCTGGCCCTTGGGAGCTTCCAGCCGAAACTCGTCCGTGATTAACCGGTAAAGCGCCGTTTTGTCTCCGGTCAGGAAAAACCATTTGCCGGCAATGGCGCCATACTGCTCGGCGTAGCGCTCCAGCACGGCCACCGAATCCTGAGCGGGGTCAACGGTAAACGATACCAGCTTTACGCGCGGATCTTTGCGGTACCGTTCCTGCACGCGCGCCATCTGGCTGTTCATGCGCGGGCAGGCGCCCGGGCAGGTGGTGTAGAAGAAATTGGCCACATACAGGCCGTTAGCCGCCACCTCGCGCTGCGTTACCACCCGGCCAGATTGCGACGTAAACCGGAAATCGGCCAACTGGTGGAAAACAGTATCGCGCCGCCACTTCCCTTCCACCAACGTCGAATCGACGCCCGTGGGCAGGTAAGTGGGCAGCGCGTAACGGTTGGTGCCGAATGTGTACAGAAACACAAAGGCCAGCACCGGGACCAACAGCATGAGGCCCAACAACAGGACGTGTTTGGGCCTCATGTAGTTAGTTGAATACGTTCCAGAACGAGTTCTGATAGGTTCCTTCCGTCACCAGAGCAATCAGCAGCCAGACGAGCAGGGCCATCGGAATGAGGATCGTCCAGATCAGCGCTTTCACTTCATGCTTCAAGTGCATGAACTCGGCCACGATGAAGAACGCCTTGAAAATCGTCAGGATGATGAAGATGGAGTTGCGGAGCGTGCTGGGCTCCATCAGGAATACGAAGACGAATTCCAGGGCCGTAATACCAACCAGAATGAAGAAAGTCTTCCAGATCCAGCCGGTGTTCGGCTTGGCGATTTCGCCGGGAGCAGTGGGCTCAGTGCCTGCGTGATTAGCCATTTGATTGAATGGTTAAATTGTTGAATTGCTAAATAGGCTACGGTGCTACAAGTCAGTCGAAGGATCAACCAGTCAACACTTTAGCCATCGAACAATTTAAACGAGGTAGAAGAAGGTGAAAACGAACACCCACACCAGATCTACAAAGTGCCAGTACAGGCCAATCTTCTCGACCATTTCGTAGTGGCCACGCTTTTCGAACGTGCCGTTGGTGGTGGCAATAAACGACCACACCAGCAGGCAGACACCCGAGAATACGTGCGTACCGTGGAAACCGGTAATAAAGAAGAACAGGTCAGCAAACAGCACCGGACCGTACTGGTTTACGGCCAGGTTGGCGCCGTACACTGTGGTACCGTCCAACATTTTGGTGCCGGCATCGGTGCCATGGATGAAGTGGCTCCACTCCCAAGCCTGCGAGCCCAGGAACGTGGCCCCGAACAGGATAGTCCACAACAGCCACTTCTGCACGTCCTTCTTGTCCATGCGGTGGCCGGCTTCTACGGCCAGTACCATCGTCACGGAGCTGAAGATGAGAATCATCGTCATCAGGGCCACAAAGCCCAATGGTACATCCATGCCGTGCAGGCCGGGGAAACCATTGAACACCTTGTCCGGCACCGGCCAGTAGGCGGTCGAAAACTCGAACGCCTTGCCAGCGGCGGCATCAAATGCCGGATAGCGGTGGCGGATCAGGCCGTAGGTGGTCAGGAACGCGGCGAACGTGAAGGCGTCCGACAGCAGGAAGAACCACATCATCAGCTTGCCGTAGCTGGCCTTGAAGGGCTCGTTGCCTCCGTCCCAGTTGCCGCTACGCGGCCGGTCGGCGGCGCTGGCAGTAGAGAGGGGCTGCGTCGTGGAAATCGTGGACATACAGTGCGGGGTAAGACGAAACTAGTGGTTCAAAAGTAGGAACAAATACAGGTACAACCAAAGCCCGCCCAGGAAGTGCCAATAGATGGTGCAGTTGGCGATGGGCATCATCTGCCGCGAATGCACCTGATAGCGAAGGGTTTTCAGGTAGGTCTTGACCAGAAAAATCACTCCGGTGATGAGGTGAAATCCATGGACGCCCATCAGTACATACACAAACGAGCCGGAAGGGTTGGCATCTACCCCACCAAAATAGGTGCGGCCAGCCACCAAATCGCCCCACGAGAACCACTGGCCCACCAAAAAGGCGAAGCCCAGCAGCACGGTCAGGCCCATGGCCAGCTTGGCGCGGCCCAGCTCATCGCGCTTGGCCGAGGCGTAAGCCCACTGCATGGTAACGCTGCTCAGCACAATCACAATGGTGTTGTAGAGCAGGCTGATGGGCAGATCAAATTCGCGCCAGTTGCCTTCTTCGCGGCGCACGATGAAGCCGCTGGTGAAGGCCGCGAACATCATGATGATGCTGATGATCATTAGAATCAGCAGCAGCCGCAGCGGGTGCAGCCCGGAGCCGGGCTCTTTGGTTTCTAAGGATTCGGTGGTTTGCATGAAGTATGGGGTTTGTTACTCTCTTTCGGCTGCAGTGGTTTCAGCGTATGTCAGGCATTTCACTACCTCCGGAGCATTAACAATTAACTGCGCAAAAGAGTCAACCAAGCGTTGCGCTTTACTAGAGTTTGTCGAGAACAAGGGCTATCTGCACGATGGGCAGATACAGAAACGAGCCGAACATGATGCTCATGGCCGCTTTTTTGGAGCAGGTGCGCATCAGGTAGAAGGTCTGCATCAGAAATAGCACCCCGCACACCACCGCTACCAGCGCCGATACTTTGCCGCTGATGCCGAACTGCAGCGGCAGCAGGCTCATGGGAATCAGCAGCAGCGTGTAGGTCATGATCTGGAAGGCCGTGCGCAGGTCTTTGCGGCCCGGCGACGGCAGCATCTTGAATCCTGCAGCCCGGTAGTCTTCATCGAGCACCCAGGCAATAGCCCAGAAGTGCGGAAACTGCCACATAAACTGAATGCCGAACAGCACCCAGCCGCCAATGCTGGCGGCCCCGGTAATGGCGTTGGTGGCGGCCACCCACCCGATAAACGGCGGCAGGCCGCCGGGAATGGCGCCCACAA is from Hymenobacter yonginensis and encodes:
- the cyoE gene encoding heme o synthase, producing MIKARAYFQLLKFRLALTVAFSSAIGFLLGAHAFDWGRALLVMLGGLAITGSANTINQIYEKDLDKLMKRTANRPLPLGVLSVAEAWVFTVVLGAFGLGLLAYCFNPLAAALSLISLILYGFIYTPLKQLSPICVFVGAIPGGLPPFIGWVAATNAITGAASIGGWVLFGIQFMWQFPHFWAIAWVLDEDYRAAGFKMLPSPGRKDLRTAFQIMTYTLLLIPMSLLPLQFGISGKVSALVAVVCGVLFLMQTFYLMRTCSKKAAMSIMFGSFLYLPIVQIALVLDKL
- a CDS encoding cytochrome c oxidase subunit 3, translated to MSTISTTQPLSTASAADRPRSGNWDGGNEPFKASYGKLMMWFFLLSDAFTFAAFLTTYGLIRHRYPAFDAAAGKAFEFSTAYWPVPDKVFNGFPGLHGMDVPLGFVALMTMILIFSSVTMVLAVEAGHRMDKKDVQKWLLWTILFGATFLGSQAWEWSHFIHGTDAGTKMLDGTTVYGANLAVNQYGPVLFADLFFFITGFHGTHVFSGVCLLVWSFIATTNGTFEKRGHYEMVEKIGLYWHFVDLVWVFVFTFFYLV
- a CDS encoding cytochrome c oxidase subunit 3 → MQTTESLETKEPGSGLHPLRLLLILMIISIIMMFAAFTSGFIVRREEGNWREFDLPISLLYNTIVIVLSSVTMQWAYASAKRDELGRAKLAMGLTVLLGFAFLVGQWFSWGDLVAGRTYFGGVDANPSGSFVYVLMGVHGFHLITGVIFLVKTYLKTLRYQVHSRQMMPIANCTIYWHFLGGLWLYLYLFLLLNH